Part of the Candidatus Hydrogenedentota bacterium genome, TATCGGCGGCGGAAATGCGTGGAGCGTTACGGATCATCCGATACCGGGACGGTTGCTCGATCTGAGCGCGGAGGGGTGCCAGCTGTTCACGCGGAACGCGCTCGATATCGATACCCAACTGAGCCTGGCGATTACGCTGCAGACGGGGGAGGAGATTCGAGCGGCGGGCGTGGTACGCTGGACGAAGGGGGTACCGGAGAAGAAGGGCTTCGCGCTTGGCGTGGCCTTTACGCGCGCCGAAGCCGACGCCCAAACGCGGATACAGGCGTTTCTGGACTATCTTGACCGAACGGGCGGCCTATGACGGGCCCAGCAGCGAGGTTTCCGATATGAAGAC contains:
- a CDS encoding PilZ domain-containing protein; translated protein: MEQERRQYIRRAADREMRGELQQLRQAAGDGGAAEQRRRLRRAIRHTCSVRIAVQVGARIGGGNAWSVTDHPIPGRLLDLSAEGCQLFTRNALDIDTQLSLAITLQTGEEIRAAGVVRWTKGVPEKKGFALGVAFTRAEADAQTRIQAFLDYLDRTGGL